The DNA region TGACATAGTAATTCCTCTTAATAAGTTGAATGATATCAATTCTACCTTTAGACTGGGTCTAATAGTAAGCTCAAGATACGTTACCATCTATTTGATGTCAATATGATTGCTTCGTGCTAACTAACACGACAAGCATTTTAAAAAAATAGTGACCCTATCCAGTCTAGTTAAGGTAACGTATTTCCTTTTACAAAATCAACGACAAAACTAATGGCCAAAGCAAAAAAACTCGATTTAGAATCATCACTTCAATCCTTAGAAGAACTTGTTGACCGTATGGAAAATGGAGACTTGAGTCTCGAAGAATCACTAAAAGAGTTTGAATTAGGCATCAAGTTAATTCAATCCTGTCAAAAGTCACTTACAGACGCTGAACAAAAAGTTGAAACTCTATTAAACAGCTCCGCCTTGGCAAAACCCGTCGATTTCGATTAAATATTTAATTTACCCACAGCCATGACTGCTTTTAAAGACTTCCAAAGCGCCAAAACACAACAAATAGAAACCGCGCTAGCGCGCTATCTCCCCGCGAGTCACATTGAACCCAAGCGATTGCACGAAGCCATGCGTTATTCAACTCTTAATGGTGGCAAACGTATTCGAGCGATGCTCGTCTATGCGACTGGGAACTTACTTGAAATACAACAACCTATATTAGACAGCATAGCTAGCTCAATTGAGCTTATTCACGCTTATTCACTCATTCATGACGACCTTCCATCGATGGACGACGACG from Cycloclasticus pugetii PS-1 includes:
- a CDS encoding exodeoxyribonuclease VII small subunit, whose translation is MAKAKKLDLESSLQSLEELVDRMENGDLSLEESLKEFELGIKLIQSCQKSLTDAEQKVETLLNSSALAKPVDFD